One region of Mucilaginibacter gotjawali genomic DNA includes:
- a CDS encoding DUF4397 domain-containing protein, translating to MIKRLYIVYFFAALLAFESCKNNDSVIKTVLYAGVNVVNASADTLNFYLNGTRQNNTSSLYPGSQSYYLPVPQGAENFQFKKAGTFNVLFSVPLTLKDSTNYSIYLAGETADNSFSTVDVLYPDTTPNKTQIRFVNASPDAGNLDAYVGDTLNYKTSAYKTSSAFFVTGSGIKNVKVYQTGSATPLIDTPITFQPKYIYSLVSRGKLTGTGSAKFSIGIVINYNGQ from the coding sequence ATGATCAAACGCCTTTATATAGTCTATTTTTTTGCTGCATTGTTAGCCTTTGAATCATGCAAGAACAACGATTCGGTTATTAAAACGGTGCTATATGCAGGTGTGAACGTAGTAAATGCATCGGCAGATACGCTGAACTTTTATTTAAACGGTACCCGCCAGAACAACACTTCGAGTTTGTATCCGGGAAGCCAGAGTTATTATTTACCTGTACCCCAGGGAGCCGAAAATTTTCAGTTTAAAAAGGCCGGAACGTTTAATGTATTATTTAGTGTGCCGTTGACATTGAAAGACAGCACAAACTATTCGATATACCTGGCCGGCGAAACTGCTGATAATTCATTCAGCACTGTTGATGTTCTTTACCCGGATACAACACCAAACAAAACCCAGATCAGGTTTGTCAACGCATCGCCGGATGCCGGAAACCTTGATGCATATGTTGGTGATACGCTGAATTATAAAACAAGCGCATATAAAACAAGTTCAGCATTTTTTGTTACCGGCAGCGGGATAAAAAACGTAAAGGTATATCAAACAGGTTCTGCAACACCACTTATTGATACGCCTATTACGTTTCAGCCCAAGTATATTTACTCTTTGGTTTCAAGGGGCAAGTTAACAGGGACAGGTAGCGCCAAATTTAGCATAGGCATAGTTATAAATTATAATGGACAATGA
- a CDS encoding DUF4397 domain-containing protein gives MSSITNSNKNGITITLVIFACVAFLVFVISSCGKSGNASPKGLNIQYEILNLSPDMMPVSLFIDNKQVNSAPYIFGVRQGYFYVPSTDVPYQIRSVQYSGTTYLTRTDSLKAGAKYSLFIVGSRGDGSDTTIFTVDTSGTPTPGRGKIRFVDASPSGTGGLDVLANDTPLFSGVAYQKISKYIELPVGNYDLKIQPTGTTTVIKELTPVTIQDGRLYTLYAYGYTSRADTAAFNAATIVNK, from the coding sequence ATGAGTTCGATAACCAATAGCAACAAAAATGGTATTACAATAACACTGGTTATTTTTGCCTGTGTTGCATTTTTAGTATTTGTGATCTCCTCCTGTGGTAAATCCGGCAATGCAAGCCCGAAGGGGCTAAATATCCAGTATGAGATTTTAAATTTAAGCCCGGATATGATGCCTGTTAGTTTGTTTATTGATAATAAGCAGGTAAATTCAGCGCCCTATATTTTTGGCGTGCGCCAGGGGTATTTTTATGTGCCCTCAACGGATGTGCCGTACCAGATCCGGTCCGTTCAGTATTCAGGAACTACCTATCTTACGCGAACAGATTCATTGAAAGCTGGGGCAAAATATTCTTTGTTTATAGTTGGTTCGCGGGGAGACGGGTCAGACACCACCATATTCACTGTCGATACATCGGGTACGCCCACACCCGGCCGCGGTAAGATCAGGTTTGTTGACGCCTCGCCATCGGGGACCGGTGGCCTGGATGTTTTAGCCAATGACACTCCTTTGTTTTCTGGGGTCGCTTATCAAAAGATTAGTAAATACATCGAACTGCCCGTGGGTAATTACGACCTGAAGATCCAGCCAACCGGCACCACCACGGTTATAAAGGAACTTACCCCGGTTACCATACAGGACGGGCGCTTATATACTTTATACGCCTATGGGTACACTTCCCGGGCAGATACGGCAGCATTTAATGCGGCCACGATAGTTAATAAGTAA